From Paenibacillus sp. PL2-23:
TGCGCTCCGTTCAGATAAAGCTTCATCGTCGCTTGCTCCGTGCTGAAGGTGGCCGCAACATGCGACCATTCTCCCTTCGCAAGCGGACGGTGCAGGCACCACAGCTCATGCCACTTGCCGCCCGCTCCTACTTGAAGCGACCAAGAGCCATGCCTGTACATGCCAAGCACATAGCCCTCAGCAGCTTCGCGATTGTGCTGGTTCACAATGGCAGACAACCGTTTCTCCGCGCCCCACTCATAAGATCGAGGCGCGACCCATGCCGCGATCGTAAAGGCTTCCTTCAGCTTAGGAGCCGTATCCGCTTCTCTCGTTATCCACGTGGAATACCCGTCGAACAATAGCGCGCCGCCTTGAATGCCCGGACGCCACTGCGGGTCGGCTTTCTCTGTAAATCTGCCCTGTAGCAGAGCATAGGCAATGGGATCGCTTATGCCGCTTACCGTATCCAAAGCCACTGCGCCTTGGCCTTCATTCAGCTGCCAATGTGCGGCGAGCCCACTATCTGTTATTGGCATCTTATTGTCATGCTCCATATTGAATATATCCCTCCCGTCGGATAACCGCCTAACCAGCCGCTCCCGTGGTCTGGGAGGTGTAGATGGATTGCAGTGGGTAGATCCGCAGCGATCGCAGCACCACATCACCGCCATCCGCGTAAAGGCTAATCCCCTTCTTCCCTTCTATCGGGAATATCTGATCCGTCATAACAAGTCCGCCATCTCCTGCGAATACTTCCAATGAAGAGCGGTCCAGCCACAGCTGCAGCTTTATTCGATGATCCTTCGCCGCCAGAGGAGCGGCATGCTTGCAGCCGAACTCAACGTGAAAATCCAATAGGCCGGAATGTGTGCGGTCAATGAACAATTCCTCTTCCGCCGCGTCATAGCCGACGCTCGTCCAGCTGCTACCCGAGCTCAGGCGAATGCCGAATTCAGAGGCTGTGCCCAGCTCGAATTCCACCTCAAGCTGAATCAGCCCATCTTCAGCTTCGTCCAGCTGGAGGTGCTGCGAATCAACCCTTTTGTCTATCCAGACACTTCCTGGCAGCCTGAGCCCCTCATAAGCCTCAACAACTTGCTGTACTAGGCGCGGGCCCTGCTCCTCCTGCCGCAGCGTCAGCTTTCGCGTCAGCGTCATGGCACCTCTCCAGCCTTCCGTCGGAATCTGATTCGCGTATTTCCAATTGTTCATCCAGCCGATGAACAATCGTTCCGACTCTACGCCTGGAGCGTCAGACCAGGTGACGCCTGCGTAATTGTCCCGTCCGTGATCCAGCCACAGCACCCTGTCCGCCGGATTGTCATTCGAGAACGCCCAGCCGTCGAATTCTCCGATAAAATATTGCGTGCGCGAGCCTTCCGGACAATTGGGATTGTCGCCTATACTAACGATCATAACCCACTTTGACGCGCTTGCGCCATCTTCAAGCGGCAGCTCGAACAGATCCGGGCATTCCCAGACGCCGTCATGGGACCCCTCGGCACTGCCAAATTCGCTTGCGAACGTCCATGCCTTCAGGTCGGGCGAGCGATAGAGGAACAGCCGGTCTCCCGCAGCCAGTACCATGATCCAGCTTTGCGACGGCTTATGCCACAATACCTTGGGGTCCCGGAAGTCGGGATATCTCTCGTCTGCTAGTACCGGGTTCCCATCGTAAGGAATCCACGTGCGGCCTTTATCTTTGCTGTAGGCGATGCTCTGGCGCTGCTTGGACAGATCGGAATTCGGAATCATCTCCGTCTGGGTATAGATGGCGACCAGTCCGGCTCCGCCGTCGAAGAAGCCTGACGTGTCATGCCAGTCCACAACTGCGCTGCCGGAGAAGATCATCCCGTTGTGATCGGGATATAAGGCGATAGGATAATGCTCCCAGTGAACAAGATCCCTGCTGATGGCATGGCCCCAGTGCATGGGTCCCCACACACTGCTGTCGGGATGATACTGGTAGAACAAATGATATTCCCCGTCGTAATAGACCATGCCGTTAGGATCGTTCAGCCAATTGGCGGGCGGGGTGAAATGAAGCTGCGGTCGCAGCGGATGATCAAGATTATGCTTCATCGGTTTCTCTCTCCTCTACTCCACTATCGATAGAATGGGCCGGGAGCATGAAGCCTTCCGGGAAGGCTTCATGCATCCGGCCGCAAGTTATGTTATTTCTGAGCTTCCTTGTAACGGTCAAGCGCTGTTTGATAAATGTCCATCAGCTTATCTAAGCCCATATCCTTCACCGTTTTTACATAGTCGTCCCACACCTTGTCAGTCATGCCATCTACGATAAATTTCGCGCGCTGCGTGTTGACATATTTAATCAGCTCAGGCTCGATTTGATTGATCTCATCCAGCTCCTCCGGCTCAAAGAAGATTGTCGGATAGTTCTCAGCCTCCATATAAGGCTCATAATACTTCTCGAGATCGGCTTTCCGCTGCTTCGCGCGCGGCTCCATATCGACAATCGTCTTGAAATGCTCAGCCGTAATGACGCCCGCGCCGTTCGGAGCGACCTTCTGGCGGAATTCGCCCATCGACACGCCTTCCTCAAGCGGCAGGTTCACAAGCTTGCCGCTTGCATCCTTTTCATAAATGATGCCGATTGGACCCCAATGAATCTGGGCCGCCATATAAGGCTCGTATTGCTGATCGATCCAGCGCATCGTAATTTCCGGATTATCGTTAGCGCTAGTGATGACAAACGCGTTCCGTCCGGGACCGCCGCCATTGCCTCTGCCAATTGTTTTCTGTCCCTCAGGACCCGTAAGAGGGGGAACAAGCGCATAATCCGCAGCGCGGTCCGTTCCGACAACCTCTTCAACCTCCCACCACACGTAGGAGCCGAGCGTCACCTCCGGCGTCTTGCCCTTGGCAAGATATTGAGGCGCATCCTGTGTGAACGATTCCGGATCAATCAGGCCTTGCTCATACCATTTCTCGTTAAAATAAGTCAGCGCCTCTTTGTACTCCGGCTGTGTCGCCGTAAATATGACCTTGCCGTCGCGGACGATCCGGTGCTCCAGATTGTCCGGCATGCCGAACGCTCCGAACAAGCCGGCGATGTCCATGCACCACTGCATATGCATGAAGCTGAGTGGAATTTCGTCAGCCTTTCCGTTGCCGTTCGGGTCCTTCGTCTTAAATGCGACAAGCGCTTCCGTATATTCGTCCAGCGTCTCCGGAAACTTCAGCCCCAGCTTATCCAGCCATGCCTTGTTAATCACATGGAAGAATGGATTCGTGCCGAGCTCATTCTCCTCCCAAGTCGGCAAGCCGTAGATATGGCCGTCCGGCGCCGTAATCGCCGCTCTAATGTCAGGACGCTCCTCCAGCAGCTGCTTCAGGTTCGGCGCATATTGCTCTATCAGATTCTCAAGCGGAATGATCGTGCCGTCTTCGCCATACGTGATTAACTCAAAATCGGAAAATTGCGAAGCATAGAAGGCATCAGGCAGATCGCCGCTTGCGAGCAGCAGGTTTTTTTTCTCGGCATAATCGGTATCCGGGATGTTGTTCCATTCAATGTGTACATTCGTATCAGCTTCGAGTCTTTTGAAGATTTCCATCTCATTGTATTCGGGAGCAAGCGCCGCCTTCGGCGAAACGATGGATAACGTCACTTTTTCGTTTACAATCGGAAGCCCTTCCTTGTTGAAGCTCGTGACGGCGTCTGCTTTGCCTTCCTTCGATTCCTGATTGCCGCCATTTCCGGTGCAAGCCGTTACCATCAGACTTGCGGCCAGAACAATACTGACTACCATTGACCCTGTCTTTTTCATTTCAGGTGATCCTCCCTTTTAGGTGCTATATCTTTGTTACATCTATCATCAACCGAGCCGTTCCGCGGTTTAACGAAACTCGGCGATAACCAAGCGAATGCCTCTAGCCTTTGATGGAGCCGATCATGACCCCTTTGACGAAATAACGTTGAAGGAATGGGTACAGCACCAATAACGGCAAGCTTGCGATAATAATGACGCCGTATTTGATCAGCTCCGTCACTCTGAGCTTCGCCGCATACGATTCCACGTCGATCATCATGCTGGAGTTCACCTGGTTCTGCACCAGAATATTGCGCAGCACAAGCTGCAGCGGGTACTTGGCTTCCTCATTCAAATAAATCATGGCGTCAAAAAATCCATTCCAGAAGCCTACCACATGGTAAAGCACCATAACGGCGATAATTGGCTTCGACAGAGGCAGCACCATGCCAAGGAAAAATCTTGTATTGGAGCAGCCGTCGATGAACGCGGCTTCTCGCATTTCGTCAGGGATTGTGCTCTGAAAGAACGTACGCACGATAATAATATTGAACACGCCCGCCGCGCCGGGCACGACCAGCGCCCAGATTGTATTAATCATGTTCAAGTCTTTAATCAGCAAGTAGGTAGGAATCAGTCCCCCGCCGAAAAACATCGTGAACATAAAAAACCACATAAACGCGTTGCGTCCAACAAGATCCTTCCTTGCCAGCGGGTACGCCGCCATAAGTGTTATGGTCACACTGATTGCCGTACCTACGATCGCATACAGCATGGAGTTGCCATAGCCGATCCATATGGACGAATCTGCGAATATCCGCGCGTATCCATCCAGGGTCAGCCCTTTTGGAACCAGCCATATTTCGCCGGAATAGATCATATTAGGGTCGCTGAATGACGCGATGAGAACAAAATAAAGTGGATATAAAATCAGCAGCATACCGATTGTCAGAAGCGTATAGTTGATGGCGTCGAACACAACATCGCCTTTTGATTTGCGTGCAAACCACGTATTCACAGCTATTCCTCCTACCACAAGCTCGTTTCCGTCAGCCGTTTGGCTATCCGGTTCACTGTTACTAGAAGCACAACATTGATGATCGCGTTGAACAGGCCGATCGCAGCGGAGAAGCTGTACTGGGCTTTCTGAATGCCGAGCTCATACACGTACGTCGGGATGATATTCGAGGCCGCGTAGTTCAAATCGCTTTGCATGAGATACGCTTTCTCGAAGCCAACGCTCATGATGCTGCCGACTGCCAGCACCATTAGAATAATAATTGTTGGCATAATGCTCGGTATATCGACGTGCTTGACCCGCTTCCACTTGCTCGCTCCATCCATAATCGCCGCCTCGTGAAGCTCTGGGTTGACGCCAGCCAGAGCAGCCAGATAGATAATGGTCGCGAACCCTGTCTCCTGCCAAATACCGGACAGCACATACAACGGACGAAACCAGCCTTCGTCAGCCATGAACAGAATCGGTTCCCCGCCAAAAAAAACGATGATATGGTTCACAATGCCGCTGTTCGGAGACAGGAATACGCCCAACATGCCCACAAGCACAACCGTAGAGATGAAATGCGGCGCGTAGATAACCGTCTGTACGAATTTTTTGTAACGCTTCGCCAGCATCTGGTTCAGCATAAGCGCTACAATAATCGGAATTGGAAAGCTGAAGATGAGCGAATAGACGCTTAATAGAATCGTATTTTGCATAATCGGCCAGAAATTGTACGCTTCGAAGAACCGGACAAAATGCTCGAAGCCCACCCACTCACTGCCCCAGATCCCTTTGCTTGCTCGGAAATCCTTAAACGCAATTTGAACGCCATACATGGGGTAATACTTAAACACTAGATAAATCAGCACCGCAGGCATTAGAAACAAATACAGCTCATAATTTTGTTTGATCTTAACCCAGGTGCGATTGCCGCGTCTGGATGCCGAGCTTTCTGCAGGCTCTGCTGTTCTCATTCTTTCATTCCACCTTCCACCCTCTTGCCCTTCTAATACGAAAACGTTTACGTCAATCGCAAAAATAAATCTGGACCTGCTTTTATGATTCCGTAAAATCAGATTTATTATGCAGAAAAACGTTTACGTAAACGTTTGTCTTGATTATAAGCGCTTTCACTTGTGGTCGTCAACCCTATTTTACAAATGAAATAGTTGTTGTTCAGCTTTCACATATTGTGAAGAAAAAATCCGCTCCCTATGCGGCAACGGACGGTTGCCCTGGGAGCGGATTTCAAGAAGACAATCAGCTGGATTGTCTGACTATAAGATGAGCTGTCAGTCTATGCTCCTGAAGCGGCGCGTCCTCATTGTCGATACGCTCCAGCATCACCTTGGCCGCCTTCACGCCAAGCTCGAAGGAAGGCTGCTCAATAACAGAGAGCGGCGGTGACGTAATACGCGTCCATTGAAATTCATCGTAAGCGACGACCGCGATTTGATCAGGCACGGCAATTTTTTTCTCTTGCAAATAAGACATCACACCCATAGCCATTACATTGTCCGCAACGAATATAGCCGTAGGCCCTTGTTTCATTAAGGTCTCCGCCATCTTGTAGCCGCTGTTCAACGACACTTCACCCATACAGACAAGCGCCTGATCCTTCTCTATGCCGGCTTCGGACAATGCTTCGAGATAACCTTCATAGCGCTCCTTGGTCGTCGTAAGCGTGTTCGGCCCGGATATATAAGCAATTCTTGTATGCCCCTTGCCAATCAGCGTCTTGACCGCTTCCAACGATACCATCTTATTGTCGACGACAACACTGTCTCTCTTGCAGTTGTTCGGTACCCGATCCAAATAAATAACGGGATAATCGCCAAACAATCGCTCATAATCGACTTCCATGCTCGAAGGCGCCATAATAAGCCCGTCGATCATCTGGGAGCCGAGCATTCGAATCTCATCCGCCTCGAAGCTCTCTTCCTCATGAGAATCGCTTAGGACAAGATGATACTGGTTGGCCTTCAAGACGCTTTGAATGCCTGCCGCGACCGACATGAAGAAGTAATTCGAGGTCTCCGAAGCCAGGATCGGTGCTAAAAATGCAATAACATGCGACTTCCGGCTTCTTAACGAACGCGCCACGGCATTGATTCGGAAGTTCAGATCATCCATTGCCTGATGCACCTTCCTCTTCGTCTCCTCGGACACGAAACGGGTGCCGTTGATGACATGTGACACAGTCGCCGTCGATACGTTAGCTTTTTTCGCAACATCTTTGATGCTTATATTTTTATTCCCGCTCATAGACTCACACCCATGCTTCGCATTCTTTTGTGCAAATCGTTCAGCTAAAGCGCGAATAAGCACGCGTAAACGTTTACACAGGTCTACTTTATGTGAATTGCGCAGGTTTGTCAATGACGATCGTCTAATTTCAGCAAATACGGCCTGGCTTTTCCTACGACTTCTTCCGATAAAACAATGGATGGTTGCCCGTCAGCTCCTTGAACACTCTTCCGAAATGCGTCACGCTGCCAAAGCCGACCCTTCTGGCAATCACATTCACCTTCAGCGATGTGCCCTCCAGCAGCTTCTTCGCCTCCTTAATCCGCACGCTGCTCACATATTCCGTGAAAGCAAAGCCCGTGGCCGCTTTGAAGGACCTGCTCAGATAATAGGGGCTGATATAGAACTTGTCGGCCAGAAGCGGGAGCGACAGCTCCTCCATATAATGGCCGTTAATATAACGGACAATCTCCGACATCTGGTCATGCATCCGGCTGGGAGAAGACGGCTGCTTCTCGGTCTCCTGCCGAGCCTGACGGCAGCAGGCGATCAGGAGCTGAACGGCTAGCGCTTGGGCGAACAGCTCGAAGCCCGGCTGTCGCTCCCGCATCTCCAGAAGCATCTGACGAGTGATGGTATCCATTGACAACCGGTCGCGCAAGGAGCCGTTCACGATTAAGTAATCACGTTCGAATAAGGGCTGGAGCGTTTCTCTATGGGTGCCGTCAGCCGAAAAATACCGTTCATGCAGGTTCACGATAAACCGCTCATGCTGCGGCTTCTCCGTATTGGTCGTCCGGTGCAGCACGTTCGGCGCGATGATGACGATGTCCCCTTCGCTGATCGTCAGCGTCCGGTCTTGAAGGAAAAACTCCCGCATGCCGGACATCAAATAATAAATCTCGAACGTATCGTGGAAATGGCTGACTGGCATATGGTGGCTAAGCGCCTTCCGATGGGATACAACGAAGGTTTCCGTATCATTGCGATAATTCAATTCTTCGATTTCGCTCCCCTCCCCTTCCCCATGTATACACTCCATTATAGCGCAAAATATAAGAAGAAATCATCAAAACAAGCAAAACAAGTACATTTTCCAATGATAGAATGTAGTTAAGATACAAGTTCAAAAAGAAGGGAAGATTGTTATGACAGCATCCACATCCGTAATGACGCCCATCGAATGGGCAACCAAAGCTTGCGAGGCGCTTATGGCTAAGTTCGAGCCGGAGCAGCTTCCTCCCGACCGATTCCATTATCACCAAGGCGTATTTCTGTCGGGCATGGAGAAAACGTGGCGGCAGACCGGCGAGCAGCGGCTGTATGACTACATGAAGCGTTGGGTGGACAGCCAGATTCTCCCCGACGGAAGCATCAAAAAGTTCAATCCAGACGAGCTTGACGACATTCAACCGGGCGTGCTGCTGTTCACGCTGTATGAGCAGACCGGCGACGAGCGTTACAAAAAAGCGCTGCATACCCTCGTACCCCTGCTGAAGTCGTGGCCAACCAACCCATCTCGGGGCTTCTGGCATAAGGGTCGTTACCCCAATCAAATGTGGCTGGACGGCCTGTACATGGCCGGTCCAATCGCTGTGCAGTTTGGCCAAACCTTCGGCGATAGCGAATACTTCGACATGATGACCTTCCAAGCCCTTCTCATGGAGAAGCATACCAAGGACCCTGTCACCGGCCTGCTGTACCACGGCTGGGACGAAACGAAGGAAGCGGCTTGGGCGGATCCCGAGACGGGACTGGCGCCAGAATTCTGGGGCCGCGCCATCGGCTGGTACCCTGTTGCCCTGCTGGAGATGTTCGAATACATGCCGGAGGATCATCCCGACAAGCCTAAGCTTATCGCCATCCTGCAGGATCTGCTCGTCGCGCTGATCAAATACCAGGATCCCGCCACTGGCCTCTGGTATCAGGTCATCGACAAGGGAGACCGTCCGGACAACTGGCTGGAGAACTCCTGCACAGCGCTGTTCGCGCATGCGATCGCCAAGGCCATCCGTTTCGGCTATCTGGACGAGAAATACCTTCAGTACGCCTGGAAAGGCTACCAAGGCGTCATCGACACGCTAACGTTCGACGACAACGGCAACGTTGTTATCGGCAAGATCTGCATCGGCACGGGCATCGGCGACTACGCCCATTATATTGCCCGCCCGACAAGCGAAAACGATCTGCACGGCGCCGGCGCGTTTATCCTGATGTGCGCGGAGATGAATCTGGCTGCGGCCGCGAAATGAGAAATCCTCTATCGAGGCCTTTCAAAGATGAGCGACCGCGTTTAGATGTAGGATTTATCGCCAAATAGAATTTCCGTTTTCGAATGCTCGAAAACTTATAGATTCTATTGTAGTAACATAAAAAAGCTGGGACCCTGCATGATGTGCGGGTCCCAGCTTTATTGTTAGGGCCTGATGAAGCCCCTCCGAGCCAACCAGCGCTCGCACAGCTCCGTCCAGCGAGCCGAGTCCGGCACTGTCTCGCCGAGGCCAATGCCATGCACGCCTTCCTCAAACACGTGCAGCTCGTGCGGAATACGATGGCGGGCCAGCGCCATGGCGAACAGCATGCTGTTCTCCGGCGGCACCGGAACGTCCTCGGCGGTATGCCAGAGGAAGGCAGGCGGAGTCGCCTCCGTAACCTGAAGCTCGTTCGACAGCAGCCGGATCATGTGCTCCTCCGGCTCTTGGCCTAGCTGCACCTCTCTGGAGCCAGCATGACCGTAAGGCTCCTGGAAGGAGATAACCGGGTAGCATAGAATCAGCGTGTCCGGGCGGCAGCTGTGACGCTCGATGGGATCTTCTGCGGAAGGCTCGCCGCTGTCGAATTGCGTGCCGACCGTCGACGCCAGATGTCCTCCGGCTGAGAAGCCGAGGATGCCGATGTGGTCGGGATCGATATTCCATTCATTCGCGTGATGTCTGGCGTAACGAATCGCCCGCTTCGCGTCCAGCCATGCGGCGGGATAAGCATACGGGTGGACGCGGTAACTCAGGACCGCGGCGGACACGCCGATTGAATTGAGCCACTCCGCGATAGGAGTCCCTTCATAGGAGGCGTGTCTGTGATACGCACCACCAGGGCACACAATAACAAGCCCCTTACGCTCGGAGCCGGGCAGCAGGAACAGCTCCAGCGTTGGGATGTCCCCTTCATTCGAGCCTAACGCCAGCGGCGCATCGCCTGGCCATAATCGTTTGATTGTTTCTGTCATTCTACCTGTACCTCCACGCCATCAGGCGCCTCATATGTAGTGCGAACGCTGCCATCCTGCATGCGTTCGTGACGGACGGAAATCGCCCCGTGCGGGGTCGGGTACGTCCCTTCGACCCACTCCAGATCATGCAGATTTGGCTTGATGCGGGCCTTGCGGAAGCCCGGTTCTGCTGGCGTAACGCCGAGCACGTATTCCGACAGCCAGGCCGTCGGACCAGACGCCCAGCCATGGCACAGGCTGTGGCGATATCCCTTATAGCAGTATCCGCCATAAGTGCCATGCACGTCAACCTTGCCAGGAGGCGTCAGCTCGTCTATGCGGGCCGCATTGTTCATCCACGAGATGTCGAAATCCTCCCAGAACGTCGTTGCTCCGAGCTCCAGCATACCGCCCCAATAGGAGCGAATGCTGTCCAGGCAGCCTCCGATATCGCCGGCCTCTGCTCTGGCGCGCAGCATATAATAGCCATAGAAGGTAGAATACCCCTTAGGCGCGTCTGGCGCGATAACTTCGCGATTCGCTTCGGCGGGGTCCAGAAGTCCTGCCAGCGCCTGCAGTGCAGCAGCTTGCTTGCTGTTCGCATGGTGGGGCACTTGGCCTCGCAGCCGCCGTTCGAGCGACTCGCACAGGCTTACACATTCTTCTTCGCCGAACAAGCGGGATAGCCTGGCGCCCGCCTGCATCGCAAGCACGAACAGCGCATGGACGCCAGCCGTCACGCCAGCTGGATTGGAGGACGCCGGCCAGTCGAGGAACGGCCGGAACACGTCAATCTGACCCTGGTCGTCCACCTTTTCCGCCAGCTCCCGCAGCAGCCCGGTTATATACTCCCGCTGCTCCAGCAGGTAGGCCTCGTTGCCATGCTGCATATACCAATCATGCTGAACGAGCAGCCACCAGATGGAATAGGTCGGCATGTCCATGAACATAGGCAGCGGCGAACGATCCTTTTTGAAATCCATACTCTCCGTCACAACTTCGCTCTCACCAAACACCGCGCTGATTGTCGCAACCTCGGGATGCATGTCGCCCGTCCACACCATCCGATCCCGCTTGATGCCGTCCCAGAGATAGTCCTGCATGTTCAGATGGACCGTATAAGCCCCCGTATCCCAGATACGGTTCAGGAGCGGATCACTGGAACGGAAGCTTCCTATATATTCGATATCCCGGTAGACGAACACAGCCTGCACGCTTTGAAGCTGAAGCGAGCCCTCATCCAGCAGATCGATTCGGGCGAACCGGAAGCCTGATGTGCCGAACTCGGTATAGCCCAGAAGCGCGACATCCACAACGCTGTCTCTCGCCGCATGATGATTCGTCGCGTTGCGCTCTCCGCCTAGCTCGCTCATCGCTTCCATGGCGGATTCGCCTAGCCGGATGCGCACGCGCGCCGTTCGGTTCGCAGGAAATTCCCCTTCAACAACCGCAATCCGAATGCCGCCATGCAGCTCCACTCCGAAATCCAGCAGAATGCCCGGCGCCTCACCATTATTTGTTAACACGCAGGCGTTCGGCGCTTCCTTGGTCACTTGTCCTCCATTCGAGCCGAGCAGCCCCTCCGGATTGCTGATTGTGGACGCGTTCCCGGATGCCGTCGTCCATACGATGCGGGTCGGTTCGATATAAGCTCTCACGCGCGGATCTACGGTGAATCCTCGTTCCTTAAGCGCTTTTATACTCATGCGACTCATCTCCTCTCTCAAGAAAAGCGGCAGCAATCAGTCGATGGCCACTGCCTTAAACTTACGATAAAGCAATCAACCCCGAACTCCTTCCGTTGCGGAAGGAAGAACGGGGTTCTGCTTATTTCAACACCAAGCGGGGATCACTCCATTTTGAACGATATTTCGTTCAAACCGCTGCTGCACATCTAGCTGTTGGGGTCAGTTGTTCGGTGCCTTCTCCATCATCTAAGATACATCGTTAACGGCATTAGATTCAGCTCACGAATACCCTGTACAACGAGCTCCGCAATACGAAGGCTGCCGTACTCCTGGAAATGCGTGTTATCCTGAACGCCGCTGGAATAGTTGAGCCACTCGCCCGGCTCTCCCCATAGGAGCAGCTTCTTCGTCTCCTCCGGCCCCAGCTCTTCGTACAGCCGCTTGCTCTTCTCGGCCAAATCGATCAGAGCGACGCCTTCCTCCTGTGCAAGCTCTCTTACCGCATCCAAATACGCGCCGTGCGTATCCTTCAGCTTACCGGCTTCATCGAAAAAGCGTCTCTGCACGGATGTGATCAATACAGGAGTCGCGTTGGCAGATCGGGCCGCATCGACATAACGCTTCAAATATTCCTTGTACGTCGTCTCCGGGTCCGTGAACCGTGCCTCGTCCGGCTTCTGGTCGTTATGCCCGAACTGGATGA
This genomic window contains:
- a CDS encoding LacI family DNA-binding transcriptional regulator, whose translation is MSGNKNISIKDVAKKANVSTATVSHVINGTRFVSEETKRKVHQAMDDLNFRINAVARSLRSRKSHVIAFLAPILASETSNYFFMSVAAGIQSVLKANQYHLVLSDSHEEESFEADEIRMLGSQMIDGLIMAPSSMEVDYERLFGDYPVIYLDRVPNNCKRDSVVVDNKMVSLEAVKTLIGKGHTRIAYISGPNTLTTTKERYEGYLEALSEAGIEKDQALVCMGEVSLNSGYKMAETLMKQGPTAIFVADNVMAMGVMSYLQEKKIAVPDQIAVVAYDEFQWTRITSPPLSVIEQPSFELGVKAAKVMLERIDNEDAPLQEHRLTAHLIVRQSS
- a CDS encoding alpha/beta hydrolase encodes the protein MTETIKRLWPGDAPLALGSNEGDIPTLELFLLPGSERKGLVIVCPGGAYHRHASYEGTPIAEWLNSIGVSAAVLSYRVHPYAYPAAWLDAKRAIRYARHHANEWNIDPDHIGILGFSAGGHLASTVGTQFDSGEPSAEDPIERHSCRPDTLILCYPVISFQEPYGHAGSREVQLGQEPEEHMIRLLSNELQVTEATPPAFLWHTAEDVPVPPENSMLFAMALARHRIPHELHVFEEGVHGIGLGETVPDSARWTELCERWLARRGFIRP
- a CDS encoding glycoside hydrolase family 88 protein; protein product: MTASTSVMTPIEWATKACEALMAKFEPEQLPPDRFHYHQGVFLSGMEKTWRQTGEQRLYDYMKRWVDSQILPDGSIKKFNPDELDDIQPGVLLFTLYEQTGDERYKKALHTLVPLLKSWPTNPSRGFWHKGRYPNQMWLDGLYMAGPIAVQFGQTFGDSEYFDMMTFQALLMEKHTKDPVTGLLYHGWDETKEAAWADPETGLAPEFWGRAIGWYPVALLEMFEYMPEDHPDKPKLIAILQDLLVALIKYQDPATGLWYQVIDKGDRPDNWLENSCTALFAHAIAKAIRFGYLDEKYLQYAWKGYQGVIDTLTFDDNGNVVIGKICIGTGIGDYAHYIARPTSENDLHGAGAFILMCAEMNLAAAAK
- a CDS encoding ABC transporter substrate-binding protein, with protein sequence MKKTGSMVVSIVLAASLMVTACTGNGGNQESKEGKADAVTSFNKEGLPIVNEKVTLSIVSPKAALAPEYNEMEIFKRLEADTNVHIEWNNIPDTDYAEKKNLLLASGDLPDAFYASQFSDFELITYGEDGTIIPLENLIEQYAPNLKQLLEERPDIRAAITAPDGHIYGLPTWEENELGTNPFFHVINKAWLDKLGLKFPETLDEYTEALVAFKTKDPNGNGKADEIPLSFMHMQWCMDIAGLFGAFGMPDNLEHRIVRDGKVIFTATQPEYKEALTYFNEKWYEQGLIDPESFTQDAPQYLAKGKTPEVTLGSYVWWEVEEVVGTDRAADYALVPPLTGPEGQKTIGRGNGGGPGRNAFVITSANDNPEITMRWIDQQYEPYMAAQIHWGPIGIIYEKDASGKLVNLPLEEGVSMGEFRQKVAPNGAGVITAEHFKTIVDMEPRAKQRKADLEKYYEPYMEAENYPTIFFEPEELDEINQIEPELIKYVNTQRAKFIVDGMTDKVWDDYVKTVKDMGLDKLMDIYQTALDRYKEAQK
- a CDS encoding glycoside hydrolase family 32 protein, encoding MKHNLDHPLRPQLHFTPPANWLNDPNGMVYYDGEYHLFYQYHPDSSVWGPMHWGHAISRDLVHWEHYPIALYPDHNGMIFSGSAVVDWHDTSGFFDGGAGLVAIYTQTEMIPNSDLSKQRQSIAYSKDKGRTWIPYDGNPVLADERYPDFRDPKVLWHKPSQSWIMVLAAGDRLFLYRSPDLKAWTFASEFGSAEGSHDGVWECPDLFELPLEDGASASKWVMIVSIGDNPNCPEGSRTQYFIGEFDGWAFSNDNPADRVLWLDHGRDNYAGVTWSDAPGVESERLFIGWMNNWKYANQIPTEGWRGAMTLTRKLTLRQEEQGPRLVQQVVEAYEGLRLPGSVWIDKRVDSQHLQLDEAEDGLIQLEVEFELGTASEFGIRLSSGSSWTSVGYDAAEEELFIDRTHSGLLDFHVEFGCKHAAPLAAKDHRIKLQLWLDRSSLEVFAGDGGLVMTDQIFPIEGKKGISLYADGGDVVLRSLRIYPLQSIYTSQTTGAAG
- a CDS encoding ABC transporter permease subunit, with the translated sequence MRTAEPAESSASRRGNRTWVKIKQNYELYLFLMPAVLIYLVFKYYPMYGVQIAFKDFRASKGIWGSEWVGFEHFVRFFEAYNFWPIMQNTILLSVYSLIFSFPIPIIVALMLNQMLAKRYKKFVQTVIYAPHFISTVVLVGMLGVFLSPNSGIVNHIIVFFGGEPILFMADEGWFRPLYVLSGIWQETGFATIIYLAALAGVNPELHEAAIMDGASKWKRVKHVDIPSIMPTIIILMVLAVGSIMSVGFEKAYLMQSDLNYAASNIIPTYVYELGIQKAQYSFSAAIGLFNAIINVVLLVTVNRIAKRLTETSLW
- a CDS encoding helix-turn-helix domain-containing protein, encoding MNYRNDTETFVVSHRKALSHHMPVSHFHDTFEIYYLMSGMREFFLQDRTLTISEGDIVIIAPNVLHRTTNTEKPQHERFIVNLHERYFSADGTHRETLQPLFERDYLIVNGSLRDRLSMDTITRQMLLEMRERQPGFELFAQALAVQLLIACCRQARQETEKQPSSPSRMHDQMSEIVRYINGHYMEELSLPLLADKFYISPYYLSRSFKAATGFAFTEYVSSVRIKEAKKLLEGTSLKVNVIARRVGFGSVTHFGRVFKELTGNHPLFYRKKS
- a CDS encoding carbohydrate ABC transporter permease, which translates into the protein MNTWFARKSKGDVVFDAINYTLLTIGMLLILYPLYFVLIASFSDPNMIYSGEIWLVPKGLTLDGYARIFADSSIWIGYGNSMLYAIVGTAISVTITLMAAYPLARKDLVGRNAFMWFFMFTMFFGGGLIPTYLLIKDLNMINTIWALVVPGAAGVFNIIIVRTFFQSTIPDEMREAAFIDGCSNTRFFLGMVLPLSKPIIAVMVLYHVVGFWNGFFDAMIYLNEEAKYPLQLVLRNILVQNQVNSSMMIDVESYAAKLRVTELIKYGVIIIASLPLLVLYPFLQRYFVKGVMIGSIKG